A part of Miscanthus floridulus cultivar M001 chromosome 6, ASM1932011v1, whole genome shotgun sequence genomic DNA contains:
- the LOC136456710 gene encoding uncharacterized protein isoform X2 gives MIEEKWEKRMAYITVEVTTKDRYETNNSGIPMSDVTNVDASYAGANSEGMADTCTSPAQDGDEAVPVDWATLTIIQEEAEDGEANAIADEDVVYEAMGFQEAHEKAEKAAREEIPIPTISKELEREMEDAAITVDDTAPTKPMEDWDKEFPDMSVGIHYPCMDDFRMAVRQHAIVKDFELGTEKSDKKRFRGFCKAAGCPCTSSHHKRKAAKHGQLCGQLLLC, from the exons ATGATAGAGGAGAAATGGGAGAAAAGGATGGCATATATTACTGTTGAGGTTACTACTAAGGATAGATATGAGACAAACAACAGTGGTATTCCTATGTCTGATGTGACCAATGTTGATGCTTCTTATGCTGGAGCTAATTCAGAAGGAATGGCTGATACCTGTACATCTCCAGCACAGGATGGTGATGAGGCAGTTCCAGTAGACTGGGCTACATTGACTATCATCCAAGAGGAAGCTGAGGATGGTGAGGCAAATGCAATAGCTGATGAGGATGTTGTTTATGAGGCAATGGGGTTCCAGGAAGCTCATGAGAAGGCCGAGAAAGCTGCTAGAGAGGAAATTCCTATCCCTACCATCTCTAAGGAACTTGAAAGAGAGATGGAAGATGCTGCAATTACTGTTGATGACACAGCTCCTACTAAGCCTATGGAAGATTGGGATAAGGAATTTCCGGATATGTCAGTTGGCATACACTATCCCTGTATGGATGACTTTAGGATGGCAGTAAGGCAACATGCCATTGTTAAAGATTTTGAGCTTGGGACAGAGAAGTCTGACAAAAAGAGGTTCAGGGGATTTTGCAAGGCAGCTGGCTGTC CATGCACTAGCAGTCATCACAAGCGTAAGGCAGCCAAACATGGGCAGCTATGTGGACAATTACTACTCTGTTGA
- the LOC136456710 gene encoding uncharacterized protein isoform X1 — protein MGAAAVKEFLDDKYKIETSYQTVWYGRQRAADKLFGKWSDSYDWLYRFKAEVELRSPGSVVETDIVTVDGKVHFTRFFCAFKACIDGFLYGCRPYISIDSTYLTGEWNGQMPAALVLDGHNWMFPLAFGFFDTKTTKNWTWFMEQLGKAIGPLPRLAVCTDACKGLEAAVKQVFPWAEQRECFRHLMENMKKYYTREVYAKNMWPAARAYSPHRFKYFFDKVVAASPGVTKWLDDHHSLLWARSKFSADIKCDYINNNLAESWNTWVKDLKDLPPHCMVDDIRERLVILFAKRRRISRALSPGILPAVIHQLNAASKGLSHLKVTKGHPEQTEVTEMYKDEEVRRHVYLT, from the coding sequence ATGGGGGCTGCTGCAGttaaggagtttcttgatgacAAGTACAAAATTGAGACAAGCTATCAAACTGTGTGGTATGGGAGACAGAGAGCAGCAGACAAACTATTTGGTAAGTGGTCTGATTCTTATGATTGGTTGTACAGATTCAAAGCCGAGGTAGAGTTGAGGTCACCTGGCAGTGTTGTAGAGACAGACATAGTCACAGTTGATGGGAAAGTGCACTTCACTAGATTTTTTTGTGCCTTCAAGGCTTGCATAGATGGATTCTTATATGGTTGCAGGCCTTATATTAGTATAGATTCCACATATTTAACTGGAGAGTGGAATGGACAAATGCCTGCAGCTTTAGTATTAGATGGGCATAATTGGATGTTTCCACTAGCATTTGGTTTTTTTGACACTAAAACCACAAAAAATTGGACATGGTTCATGGAACAGCTAGGTAAAGCAATAGGGCCCCTACCTAGGTTGGCTGTTTGCACTGATGCATGCAAGGGGCTTGAAGCTGCAGTCAAGCAAGTGTTTCCATGGGCTGAGCAGAGAGAGTGCTTTAGACATTTGATGGAGAACATGAAGAAGTACTACACTAGAGAGGTTTATGCAAAAAATATGTGGCCTGCAGCAAGAGCCTACTCTCCACACAGGTTCAAGTACTTTTTTGACAAGGTTGTGGCAGCAAGCCCTGGAGTAACAAAGTGGCTAGATGACCATCATAGTTTGTTGTGGGCAAGAAGTAAATTCAGTGCAGACATCAAATGTGATTACATTAACAACAACCTTGCTGAGAGTTGGAATACTTGGGTGAAGGATTTGAAGGATTTGCCTCCTCACTGCATGGTAGATGATATAAGGGAGAGGTTAGTGATACTTTTTGCCAAGAGGAGGAGGATCTCCAGGGCCTTATCACCTGGAATACTGCCTGCTGTAATTCACCAACTCAATGCAGCTTCCAAGGGTCTGAGCCACCTGAAGGTCACCAAAGGCCATCCTGAGCAAACTGAAGTGACTGAGATGTATAAGGATGAAGAGGTCAGAAGACATGTTTATTTAACTTAG
- the LOC136456713 gene encoding large ribosomal subunit protein bL34c-like has translation MVLALASPMASLSFHSGRISAAAIGGVARTRREAPVGVSASPFLRSSFVSSSSTSSAASSASPASLAAAVSASLAFTSSSSFAGSSLGIEFSYNRMTTRRSRGMQIRAGKAALCMTKRSRSRKSLARTHGFRRRMRTTSGRKVLKRRRAKGRKVLCTRTNSPSGKKRLF, from the exons ATGGTGCTCGCACTAGCCTCTCCAATGGCGTCTCTCTCCTTCCACTCCGGGAGGATCTCGGCGGCGGCTATCGGAGGCGTCGCCCGCACTCGCAGGGAAGCCCCGGTGGGGGTCTCCGCCTCCCCGTTCCTCCGGAGCTCCTTCGTCTCGTCCTCCTCCACGtcgtccgccgcctcctccgcctCCCCCGCCTCGCTCGCGGCGGCGGTCTCGGCGTCGCTGGCCTTTACGTCCTCTTCCTCCTTCGCGG GTTCATCTTTAGGAATTGAGTTCAGCTACAATAGAATGACAACACGAAGATCCCGTGGCATGCAGATTAGGGCTGGAAAGGCTGCCCTCTGCATGACCAAGAGGTCAAGATCTAGGAAGTCACTTGCCCGTACACATGGTTTCCGCAGGCGGATGCGGACTACTTCTGGACGAAAGGTACTGAAGCGCAGGCGTGCCAAAGGCAGGAAGGTTCTTTGCACAAGGACAAACTCACCCAGTGGGAAGAAAAGATTATTCTAA
- the LOC136456712 gene encoding uncharacterized protein, with the protein MAPAAVAAPVALVSPAAAALAPGGAVRSARRIASLHPCHSSTKIVLLPPPNGLLRSVRQRRRFAPRSSTDDSQSPKEKAPFGYTRKDVLLIGLGVTAFGVGLKYGLELLGVDPLQAGNVVQLLVVLGMTVGWISTYMFRVANKDMTYAHQLRDYEKQVMEKRLESLSEAELQALLEQVEEEKQRMPPVPEEPNAITFKKK; encoded by the exons ATGGCTCCGGCAGCGGTGGCCGCTCCCGTGGCTTTAGTCTCCCCTGCGGCAGCTGCGCTCGCCCCTGGCGGCGCCGTCCGCTCTGCCAGGAGGATAGCCTCCTTGCATCCCTGCCATTCTTCCA CCAAAATcgtgctgctgccaccaccgaacGGCCTGCTCAGATCGGTGAGGCAGAGGAGGCGCTTCGCGCCACGGAGCAGCACGGATGACTCCCAATCCCCGAAAGAGAAG GCGCCGTTCGGGTACACGAGGAAAGACGTGCTGCTGATCGGCCTCGGCGTCACCGCCTTCGGTGTCGGCCTCAAGTACGGGCTCGAG CTCCTGGGAGTCGACCCGTTGCAGGCCGGGAACGTGGTGCAGCTGCTGGTGGTGCTCGGGATGACGGTGGGCTGGATCTCCACCTACATGTTCCGGGTGGCCAACAAGGACATGACCTACGCGCATCAGCTCAGGGACTACGAGAAGCAAGTCATGGAG AAACGGCTGGAGAGCTTGTCCGAGGCTGAGCTGCAAGCTCTGCTcgagcaggtggaggaggagaaGCAGCGCATGCCGCCGGTCCCGGAAGAGCCGAACGCTATTACCTTCAAGAAGAAATGA
- the LOC136456711 gene encoding psbP domain-containing protein 6, chloroplastic-like: MASSVFSPLFTSLRLPVPTVVSRCPSHPQGVPSTVHDAVPRPTPLVAVAGHRRELVLGAALSAVLSRAPLPAQAREVEVGTYLPPAPSNPGFVFFRATPKDTPALRAGNVEPYEFILPPTWKQTRVANILSGNYCQPKCAEPWVEVKFEDEKQGKVQVVASPLIRLTNKPNATIEDIGSPERLIASLGPFVTGNTFDADELVDTNVENVDGQTYYSYVLDTPLALTGSHNLAKATAKGNTVVLFVASANDNQWPASQKVLKAIVDSFQV, from the exons ATGGCCTCGTCCGTCTTCTCCCCGCTCTTCACCTCGCTCCGGCTGCCCGTACCCACCGTCGTCTCGCGCTGTCCTTCTCATCCGCAGGGCGTGCCCTCGACGGTACACGACGCCGTCCCTCGGCCGACGCCTCTCGTGGCGGTCGCTGGCCACAGGAGGGAGTTGGTGCTAGGCGCGGCGCTGAGCGCGGTGCTGTCGAGGGCGCCGCTGCCGGCCCAGGCGCGCGAGGTCGAGGTCGGCACATACCTGCCGCCGGCGCCGTCCAACCCGGGCTTCGTCTTCTTCCGCGCCACCCCCAAGGACACCCCCGCGCTCCGCGCCG GCAATGTGGAGCCGTACGAGTTCATCCTGCCGCCGACCTGGAAGCAGACGCGCGTGGCCAACATCCTGTCCGGGAACTACTGCCAGCCCAAGTGCGCCGAGCCGTGGGTGGAGGTGAAGTTCGAGGACGAGAAGCAGGGCAAGGTGCAGGTGGTGGCGTCGCCGCTCATCCGCCTCACCAACAAGCCCAACGCCACGATCGAGGACATCGGCAGCCCCGAGAGGCTGATCGCCTCGCTGGGGCCCTTCGTCACCGGCAACACCTTCGACGCCGACGAGCTCGTCGACACCAACGTCGAGAACGTCGACGGCCAGACT TACTACAGCTACGTGCTGGACACTCCATTGGCGCTGACGGGTTCGCACAACCTGGCCAAGGCCACCGCCAAGGGGAACACGGTGGTGCTGTTCGTCGCGAGCGCCAACGACAACCAGTGGCCGGCGTCGCAGAAGGTTCTCAAAGCCATAGTGGACTCGTTTCAAGTATGA